The following proteins are co-located in the Carassius carassius chromosome 39, fCarCar2.1, whole genome shotgun sequence genome:
- the LOC132121313 gene encoding arginase-1-like, translating into MKSFSGSRAALHILRRDLHHHHHHCVGIIGAPFSKGQQRDGVQRGADLIRAAGLVQKLIGEGCVVKDYGNLTFEEVPNDEPVGRLKTPRAVGRANELLAGAVQKVKSHGNTCVMLGGDHSLAIGSIFGHAASRHELSVLWVDAHADINTPSSTPTGNIHGQPLSFLIHELHSKIPIIPNFTWLKACVAAKDVVYIGLRDVDPGEHYILKDLGIKAFSMTEVDRLGIAKVMEQTCDHMFSKVKKPIHLSFDIDALDPSVSPATGTPAAGGLTYREGIYITEHICQTGLLSAVDMVEVNPKQGKTEGEIKSTVNAAVDLLLGCFGRVREGFHDPDYKMPNP; encoded by the exons ATGAAGAGCTTCAGCGGATCACGAGCCGCTCTTCACATACTCAGAAGAGacctccatcatcatcatcaccactgTGTGGGGATAATAGGTGCACCTTTCTCTAAAGGACAG CAGAGGGATGGGGTGCAGAGAGGAGCGGACCTCATTCGAGCTGCTGGATTGGTGCAGAAACTTATAGGGGAAG GTTGTGTAGTGAAGGATTATGGGAATCTGACTTTTGAGGAGGTTCCCAATGATGAGCCAGTTGGCAGGCTGAAGACCCCGAGAGCAGTCGGCCGTGCCAATGAGCTGCTCGCAGGAGCTGTGCAGAAGGTCAAGAGCCATGGAAACACTTGTGTGATGCTGGGAGGAGATCACAG CTTAGCGATTGGCTCGATCTTTGGTCATGCCGCCTCAAGACATGAGTTGAGTGTTTTATGGGTGGATGCACATGCAGATATCAACACACCTTCATCCACGCCAACGGGAAACATTCATGGCCAGCCGCTGTCGTTCCTCATCCATGAACTGCACTCAAAG ATTCCCATAATTCCAAATTTTACATGGTTAAAAGCTTGTGTAGCAGCGAAGGACGTTGTCTACATTGGGCTCAGAGATGTGGACCCGGGAGAACA TTATATCCTGAAGGACCTTGGAATCAAAGCCTTCTCCATGACAGAAGTTGATCGGCTTGGAATTGCAAAAGTCATGGAGCAGACATGCGATCACATGTTTTCAAA GGTGAAAAAACCCATCCACCTCAGTTTTGACATTGATGCGCTGGACCCATCAGTGTCACCTGCAACAGGCACACCTGCAGCGGGAGGACTGACCTACAGAGAGGGCATTTACATCACTGAacacatctgtcagacag GACTTCTCTCTGCTGTAGACATGGTGGAAGTGAACCCAAAGCAGGGCAAAACAGAAGGCGAAATTAAATCAACAGTAAATGCTGCTGTGGATCTGTTATTGGGCTGCTTCGGAAGGGTCCGTGAGGGGTTTCATGATCCAGATTACAAGATGCCAAATCCATAA